The following coding sequences lie in one Lentisphaerota bacterium genomic window:
- a CDS encoding PAS domain-containing protein, translating into MLEQRRFMRLWFKNRQVDEDTQAAEDKTLAAIGPPQRDLNPRDPDAAAPVDRRGAVPEKPIPASAPATPVEAPSVPLAPKVTGLNGAGAYKSDHRSLYKQLLAGLYDAVLITDPKGHVIDINTRVTNFFDFTREETWDLPISALIPGVNTALISRIRQGLSGERFVLIDGQCVRKNRSTFAAEIAISSIDLMNDGDLVFSIRNVERRFAQMQKLKSCQSLLNHVPTAAAACDSESKIKVANTALARLLGYAKADELCDKPFTLVWKEAGSTDAIQRVLAGEFWKETVQVVKASGARIQLTLSLAPELNVRKKAVGFLAAFSPASVVTLGTPSGKES; encoded by the coding sequence ATGCTCGAACAGAGGCGATTTATGAGACTTTGGTTCAAGAATCGACAGGTAGATGAGGATACGCAAGCGGCTGAGGATAAAACCTTGGCGGCTATAGGTCCGCCGCAAAGAGATCTCAATCCGAGGGATCCGGATGCAGCCGCGCCAGTTGACCGGCGCGGTGCTGTCCCTGAAAAGCCGATTCCAGCCAGCGCCCCAGCGACACCGGTGGAGGCCCCTTCGGTCCCTCTCGCGCCGAAGGTTACGGGCCTCAATGGCGCGGGCGCGTATAAGAGCGACCACCGGTCGCTTTACAAGCAGTTGCTGGCCGGTCTTTACGACGCGGTGCTGATCACGGATCCCAAAGGGCACGTGATTGACATCAACACGCGCGTCACGAATTTCTTCGATTTCACCCGCGAGGAGACCTGGGATTTGCCCATCAGCGCGTTGATCCCCGGGGTGAACACAGCCTTGATCAGCCGGATCCGGCAGGGTCTTTCGGGGGAGCGGTTCGTGCTGATCGACGGGCAGTGCGTCCGCAAGAATCGTTCGACGTTTGCAGCCGAGATCGCCATCAGCTCGATCGATCTGATGAATGATGGCGATCTGGTCTTTTCGATTCGCAACGTCGAGCGCCGCTTTGCTCAGATGCAGAAGTTGAAAAGCTGTCAGAGCCTGTTGAACCACGTGCCGACGGCCGCCGCGGCCTGCGATAGCGAGTCTAAGATCAAGGTGGCGAACACGGCGCTTGCCCGGCTGTTGGGCTATGCCAAGGCCGATGAGCTGTGCGACAAGCCCTTCACGTTGGTTTGGAAGGAGGCGGGGTCCACGGATGCGATCCAGCGCGTCCTCGCCGGGGAGTTTTGGAAGGAGACCGTGCAGGTCGTCAAGGCCTCGGGTGCGCGGATACAATTGACGCTGAGTCTGGCCCCCGAACTAAATGTGCGTAAAAAGGCCGTTGGCTTCCTGGCCGCGTTCTCGCCGGCTTCCGTGGTCACATTGGGAACCCCCTCGGGCAAGGAAAGTTAA
- a CDS encoding PilT/PilU family type 4a pilus ATPase — translation MPAIDRLLDRMVKDEASDLHLSTGQRPFLRIHGVMTRIATEPILTSEAIRALIHEIMSEDGRVQLEREMDVDFAYKIDRLGRFRVNGFHDMNGVGAVFRLIPDKIPTFDQLNMPQALHDFCYLSKGLVLVTGPTGSGKSTTLAAMVDHINRNRSEHVITIEDPIEFVHRPIKCLINQREVHHDTMSFARALRAALREDPDIVLVGEMRDLETIEIAIETAETGHLVFGTLHTNNAATAVDRMIDKFPSERQNQIRSMLSDTLKGVVAQTLCQKIGGGRLAAFEVMVVNVPVANHIREGKIFMIPSVMQVSRAIGMQTFADALTKLVISGRVTANEAYIKAIDKDEMQVALKNAGVSLAFLDEMTIKEAEARRRAFNEQIEPLRATLRIHPDDIGTLNDLAWILATCPIPDAADPKEALRLAERVMKLSGGDTPSVLDTLAAAQAATGSTRRAADTIRKAIKLSVAAGVSVDPLLARLKLYEGGKVFREN, via the coding sequence ATGCCGGCGATTGACAGGCTGTTGGACAGGATGGTCAAGGATGAGGCAAGCGACCTCCATCTTTCGACCGGACAACGGCCATTCCTGCGCATTCACGGCGTCATGACGCGGATCGCCACCGAGCCGATTCTGACGAGTGAAGCCATTCGCGCGCTGATCCATGAGATCATGTCTGAGGATGGGCGCGTTCAGTTGGAACGGGAGATGGATGTAGACTTCGCCTACAAGATCGACCGACTGGGCCGGTTTCGCGTGAACGGCTTTCATGACATGAACGGCGTGGGCGCCGTCTTCCGTCTGATCCCCGACAAAATCCCGACATTCGATCAATTGAACATGCCGCAGGCACTTCATGATTTCTGCTATCTCTCCAAAGGCTTGGTGCTGGTGACCGGTCCGACGGGCAGCGGCAAGTCAACGACGCTCGCGGCGATGGTCGATCACATCAACCGCAACCGTTCGGAGCATGTGATCACCATCGAGGATCCCATCGAATTTGTCCACCGGCCCATCAAATGCCTGATCAACCAGCGCGAAGTTCATCACGACACCATGAGCTTCGCGCGCGCCCTCCGGGCGGCCTTGCGCGAAGATCCCGATATCGTGCTCGTGGGTGAAATGCGCGACTTGGAGACGATCGAAATCGCCATCGAGACCGCTGAAACCGGCCATCTCGTGTTCGGCACGCTGCACACGAACAACGCCGCCACGGCCGTTGACCGCATGATCGACAAGTTTCCGTCGGAACGGCAGAACCAGATCCGCTCGATGTTGAGCGACACGCTCAAGGGCGTCGTCGCCCAGACGCTGTGTCAGAAGATTGGCGGCGGCCGCCTGGCCGCATTTGAAGTGATGGTGGTCAACGTGCCGGTTGCGAACCACATCCGCGAAGGGAAGATCTTCATGATCCCCTCGGTGATGCAGGTCAGCCGCGCCATCGGGATGCAGACGTTTGCCGACGCGCTGACCAAGCTGGTCATCTCGGGTCGCGTCACCGCTAACGAGGCCTACATCAAGGCGATCGACAAGGATGAGATGCAGGTCGCCCTGAAGAACGCGGGCGTCTCGCTGGCGTTTCTCGACGAGATGACCATCAAGGAGGCCGAGGCGCGGAGAAGGGCGTTCAACGAGCAGATCGAACCGCTGCGCGCGACGCTGCGGATCCATCCAGACGACATTGGCACGTTGAACGACCTGGCGTGGATCCTGGCGACCTGTCCGATTCCCGATGCGGCCGACCCCAAGGAGGCGCTCAGGCTGGCCGAGCGGGTGATGAAGTTGTCGGGAGGTGACACACCGTCTGTGCTCGACACGCTGGCCGCAGCCCAGGCTGCGACGGGCAGCACCCGCCGCGCGGCCGACACCATCCGCAAGGCGATCAAGCTATCCGTTGCTGCCGGCGTGTCGGTCGATCCTCTGCTCGCCCGCCTCAAGCTTTACGAAGGTGGCAAAGTCTTCCGTGAGAATTGA